One Glycine max cultivar Williams 82 chromosome 6, Glycine_max_v4.0, whole genome shotgun sequence DNA segment encodes these proteins:
- the LOC778087 gene encoding transcription factor MYB30, translating to MVRTPSCDKSGMRKGTWTLEEDRKLIAYVTRYGSWNWRQLPRFAGLARCGKSCRLRWMNYLRPDVKRGNFTQQEEEFIIRMHKKLGNRWSTIAAELPGRTDNEIKNHWHTTLKKRSQQNTLTKEEARASKSKDKVLPNKGVTVTLPATSSQISDNSSLSPASSTSSEFSNITSDPSTAASMQNLVFEDDDEFGFLDSYIDPMNNESFWKELTLDDISFNNVPIVSEDTNGCFQSTSSSNSNTLDSLHKSTSESIVADNDFGGFFDAYAEATVDNFWTQPYVAGMSSHVPTELLAPSVAESEYFTPIYDDLWGQTHLYY from the exons ATGGTGAGAACCCCATCTTGTGACAAAAGTGGAATGAGGAAAGGTACTTGGACACTGGAGGAAGATAGGAAGTTAATTGCATATGTTACTAGGTATGGCTCCTGGAATTGGCGCCAACTTCCCAGGTTTGCAG gtctgGCAAGATGTGGGAAAAGTTGTAGATTGAGATGGATGAATTATCTAAGGCCTGATGTCAAAAGAGGGAACTTCACTcaacaagaagaagaattcaTCATCAGAATGCACAAAAAACTTGGTAACAG ATGGTCTACCATTGCGGCTGAGTTACCAGGAAGAACAGATAACGAAATAAAGAACCATTGGCACACCACACTCAAGAAGAGGTCTCAACAAAACACACTCACAAAGGAAGAAGCTAGAGCCTCCAAATCAAAGGATAAGGTACTTCCCAACAAGGGTGTTACTGTTACTCTTCCAGCTACTTCTTCCCAGATTTCAGATAATTCATCATTATCGCCAGCTTCATCCACCAGCAGCGAGTTTTCCAACATAACTTCAGATCCTTCCACTGCTGCCAGCATGCAAAATTTGgtgtttgaagatgatgatgagttCGGTTTTCTGGATTCATACATTGATCCTATGAATAATGAAAGTTTCTGGAAAGAGCTAACTCTGGATGACATTTCCTTTAATAATGTACCAATAGTTTCAGAAGATACCAATGGCTGTTTTCAAAGTACAAGTTCTAGCAATAGCAACACCCTTGATTCTCTGCATAAATCAACCAGCGAAAGTATTGTTGCGGATAATGACTTTGGCGGCTTTTTCGATGCATACGCAGAAGCAACCGTTGACAACTTTTGGACACAACCATATGTGGCTGGCATGTCCTCCCACGTTCCAACTGAACTACTTGCTCCCTCCGTTGCAGAATCTGAATATTTTACTCCAATATATGATGATCTGTGGGGCCAAACTCATTTGTATTATTAG